The following proteins are co-located in the Maridesulfovibrio sp. genome:
- a CDS encoding YqiA/YcfP family alpha/beta fold hydrolase produces the protein MKNIFLNIHGFGSSGANSKAAALSENFHDHELISPDLPPDPLESLEIIEAIVLENINRPLILQGSSMGGLFSLIMHFRHSVPALLINPALTPAALVRNRLGEIYEFSNGDSILITEDHVNRFAKVEDELNKGIAEKGVHNGEVLALIGEQDELLDQKIMKSILRKAGADIISYNTDHRFEGYEQVCRHNLKVREFLLSLRG, from the coding sequence ATGAAAAACATTTTTCTTAACATACACGGATTTGGATCTTCAGGCGCTAACTCAAAGGCTGCAGCACTGAGCGAGAACTTCCACGATCATGAACTTATCAGCCCTGATCTGCCCCCGGATCCACTGGAGTCCCTGGAAATAATCGAGGCCATTGTGCTGGAAAACATAAATCGCCCGTTAATCCTGCAGGGGTCATCCATGGGCGGCCTGTTTTCACTGATAATGCATTTCCGTCATTCCGTACCGGCACTGCTCATTAACCCGGCACTGACCCCGGCAGCGCTGGTTCGCAACCGTCTGGGCGAAATATACGAATTCAGCAACGGTGACAGCATTCTCATTACAGAAGATCACGTAAACCGCTTTGCAAAAGTGGAAGATGAATTGAACAAGGGGATTGCGGAAAAAGGCGTCCATAATGGAGAGGTACTGGCCCTGATCGGGGAACAGGATGAACTGCTTGATCAGAAAATCATGAAATCAATACTCAGAAAAGCCGGTGCTGATATTATTTCCTACAATACCGACCACCGCTTTGAAGGATATGAGCAAGTCTGCCGCCACAATTTAAAAGTCAGGGAATTCCTGCTGAGCTTACGGGGTTAA
- a CDS encoding GNAT family N-acetyltransferase — protein sequence MTDILDGLEISWIPSITEVERDEWNLLAKGLNFPFLEWDWLRLIEQSRSATPETGWLTAHLLVRSEGRLVGAAPLFVRDQSEGEFIFDRVWVEVAQKGGMTYYPKIVGMSPYTPASGYRFMVAPDVPSKRITSLISQTLDRFCSINGLGSCAFNFVDPDWSIEMEAYGYAAWRHQGYVWTNDDYRDFDHWLATLNSNRRKTVRRERKTLRSDNIRVLTLTGYEIPDRYFDLMYRCYVSTNDKFGVWSCKYLTPDFFEMLKQNMRENLMFTVALRGDDPEPLALSMFVFSDDRLWGRYWGCFEEVRFLHFELCYYAPIEWAIANGISIYDPGMGGEHKARRGFFSTPSYSLHKFTDPSMDLTFKTYIQEVNNLENGYISEMNDLMPVGRLGGDKD from the coding sequence ATGACTGATATTCTGGACGGACTTGAAATTTCATGGATTCCTTCAATCACAGAAGTTGAGCGTGATGAATGGAACCTTCTTGCGAAGGGATTGAATTTTCCTTTTCTTGAATGGGACTGGCTGCGGCTAATCGAGCAGAGCAGGAGTGCCACGCCGGAAACCGGTTGGCTCACAGCCCATCTGCTTGTCCGTTCCGAGGGACGTCTCGTGGGCGCGGCTCCTCTTTTTGTCCGTGATCAGAGTGAAGGTGAATTTATTTTTGACCGGGTCTGGGTGGAAGTGGCTCAGAAGGGCGGGATGACCTATTACCCCAAGATTGTGGGTATGAGTCCTTATACCCCGGCATCAGGATATCGTTTTATGGTGGCTCCTGATGTTCCTTCAAAAAGGATCACCTCATTAATCAGCCAGACACTTGACCGTTTCTGCTCAATTAACGGGCTGGGCAGTTGTGCCTTCAATTTCGTAGACCCTGACTGGAGTATTGAAATGGAGGCCTACGGTTATGCCGCTTGGAGGCATCAGGGGTACGTTTGGACAAATGATGATTACCGTGATTTTGACCATTGGCTGGCAACCCTGAACAGTAACAGACGTAAGACTGTCCGGCGTGAGCGTAAGACCTTGCGCAGTGATAACATTCGGGTACTGACCTTGACTGGTTATGAAATACCGGACCGTTATTTCGACCTCATGTATAGATGTTACGTATCCACCAATGATAAGTTCGGAGTCTGGAGCTGCAAGTACCTCACCCCTGACTTTTTTGAGATGTTGAAGCAGAACATGCGGGAAAACCTCATGTTTACAGTAGCCTTACGAGGCGATGACCCTGAACCGCTGGCACTCTCTATGTTCGTTTTTTCCGATGACAGGCTCTGGGGCAGGTACTGGGGGTGTTTTGAGGAAGTTCGTTTCCTTCACTTTGAACTCTGCTATTACGCTCCCATTGAATGGGCTATAGCTAACGGCATAAGTATCTATGATCCCGGTATGGGCGGTGAGCATAAGGCCAGACGCGGATTCTTTTCCACTCCCTCATACAGCCTGCACAAATTTACCGATCCGTCCATGGACCTGACTTTCAAGACTTATATTCAGGAAGTAAATAATCTTGAAAATGGCTACATCAGCGAGATGAATGATCTCATGCCTGTCGGCCGTTTGGGCGGGGATAAAGATTAA
- a CDS encoding DUF2325 domain-containing protein, whose protein sequence is MCAALIGGMDRLKRDYIVSAKEKGVKLKVFTGKENKVSAKLGSADHVIIFTNQISHAAKKDIMKYTKAKQIPLHMFHSCGVSTLKSCLENL, encoded by the coding sequence ATGTGCGCAGCTCTTATCGGCGGAATGGACAGGCTAAAACGGGATTACATTGTTTCAGCCAAGGAAAAAGGCGTTAAGCTTAAGGTATTCACGGGAAAAGAAAATAAGGTCTCTGCAAAATTAGGCAGTGCCGATCATGTAATTATCTTCACCAACCAGATCTCCCATGCAGCAAAAAAAGACATAATGAAGTACACCAAGGCCAAGCAGATCCCTCTGCACATGTTCCACTCCTGCGGAGTTTCCACCCTGAAAAGCTGCCTTGAAAATCTTTAA
- a CDS encoding GAK system CofD-like protein, producing the protein MSKEHPEIVFFSGGTALNSLAAELAKVNPKCAYIITTFDSGGSSAALREVFDMPAVGDVRNRLLALADKDSPEKSNIVELLATRLPRFADKTALYGQLSHLANGSHSLMDGFSEVVRKILSDRFALFIELAGDHFDPVNASLGNIVLAAGFMAHQRILAPPIAQLSRLIGARGIVRASTVDNGHLAVRLENGEILAGQHQFTGKETDPISSPIDGMWICSGVDDPWPRAVHGSSLAINLINNADIIVYPMGSFYSSMLAAISPQGLGHAISLNPCPKVFIPNMGFDPELIGHNINLQIERLLEVLRMDNSAYIGSEAVLDYILIDSENGTYQEDPDFAALEKFPLKVIDRTLVSEDSDGLIDPRLLAPILMELASVKN; encoded by the coding sequence GTGAGCAAAGAGCATCCGGAAATTGTGTTTTTCAGCGGGGGGACGGCCTTGAACAGTTTGGCCGCCGAGCTCGCGAAAGTCAATCCGAAGTGTGCTTATATCATTACCACTTTTGATTCCGGGGGTAGCTCTGCTGCCCTGCGGGAAGTCTTCGACATGCCTGCTGTTGGTGATGTCCGCAACCGTTTGCTTGCCCTTGCGGATAAGGACAGTCCCGAGAAGTCAAATATTGTTGAGCTTCTTGCCACACGCTTGCCCCGCTTTGCGGACAAGACCGCTCTTTATGGACAGCTTTCCCACCTTGCAAATGGTTCACACTCACTTATGGACGGTTTTTCTGAAGTCGTACGGAAAATTCTTTCCGACCGCTTTGCCCTGTTTATTGAGCTGGCAGGGGATCATTTTGACCCGGTTAATGCCAGTCTTGGAAATATAGTGCTTGCCGCAGGGTTTATGGCTCACCAGCGAATACTTGCCCCGCCCATTGCCCAGCTTTCCCGGCTTATCGGGGCAAGGGGAATTGTCCGTGCTTCCACTGTTGATAACGGTCATTTGGCTGTACGTTTAGAGAACGGTGAAATTCTGGCGGGGCAGCATCAGTTTACAGGTAAGGAGACTGACCCCATATCCTCTCCCATTGACGGCATGTGGATTTGTTCCGGCGTGGACGATCCTTGGCCGCGTGCGGTACATGGTTCTTCGCTGGCAATAAATCTGATTAATAACGCGGATATAATCGTTTATCCCATGGGCAGTTTTTATTCCAGCATGCTGGCTGCTATTTCTCCTCAAGGATTGGGACACGCTATTTCATTAAATCCCTGCCCCAAAGTATTCATTCCGAATATGGGATTTGATCCGGAACTGATCGGGCACAATATTAATCTGCAGATTGAGCGGCTGCTTGAAGTGCTGCGTATGGATAATTCAGCTTATATCGGCTCGGAAGCAGTACTTGATTATATTCTTATCGATTCTGAAAATGGCACTTATCAGGAAGATCCTGACTTTGCAGCCTTGGAAAAGTTTCCTTTGAAAGTAATTGACCGCACGCTGGTTTCAGAAGACTCTGACGGACTGATTGATCCACGACTGCTGGCTCCGATACTCATGGAACTGGCTTCGGTGAAGAACTAG
- a CDS encoding PAS domain S-box protein: protein MSENNTSHKSRSGYRILLICTILIFAGFVGLILWTGYSSQLQVRNTARELFVGESAKRAMAVSFYYSKRVSELNRVAASMPVRSLFDVLREGETAQEAPVIAREICSLLNQSLAKRSLGDELVFSRIAVLDKDGDLILDSDSECLLHADDYEFSKFRVRHGTPAFFPGEYGGELSIVVSVPIDASLGIRGTVVGWTRVESLHRSLDFMTISPSVGTDFLRVGGVVVAVSDVSARHSGELLLMDVLHDWDGLTVLEAGKSGREVDYLAISSPVHGTSLSVISLVEEGKFFGFLSIRMQFMLYLLIFILISVGCFWLIRGVLRNKIYEARMQEASRRIEEVKRQKDKVEQEIRNRHLADALRRRAEIKFRDIFDNAPMGIFQATLDGSYLTANKALAELYGYENSDELISEVSSVGDQVYMNSGDWLRCVQMLRFAGQVASYEVECKRKDGGTVWTSRDMRLVESEPGMSAYVEGFVIDVTARKKAEKEQLKSEWRFRSLFENSPVALWELDMSSVKKIFDSYGPDMLPVIREELLSDHESVSRCVEKIRIIDANNRTIEFFGTSSLEQLINVGFSPYVTQHSWRIYRTVFLDMLKGAQRHRSEFSFLRMDGREQSFILNLTIVPGCEELWERVLVAVEDISELKRIEKELRSSREEAQKANEAKGRFLANMTHEFRTPMNAVKGMVQLLQRSELTSEQQENLRLIKSSVDSLLVIVNDILDYSKLDSVHMELNEENIDFPAFLQEMRDVVDIGAMNKPLQVILEAENVPNCVRVDSLRLRQVLVNLLGNGVKFTDKGSVTLRCRPDGSAGEGDKLRLLFEVSDTGIGLPKDGAESLFESFVQADPSITRKYGGTGLGLAICYKLVKHLGGDLAARNNEQGGALFSFVLPVEVCQSLNQTQEDADGFEDDSASVDYSGLKVMVAEDSKMNRILLRKVFEKNGLKNYVMVENGKDAVDAFKESDDFDIIFMDIQMPVLDGFEAARAIRKTHSPVRIVALTANVGEDFLQKCFDSGMDSRITKPFNVDDLLAELAKVVKS, encoded by the coding sequence ATGAGTGAAAATAATACAAGCCATAAAAGCCGTTCGGGCTACCGTATCCTGCTGATCTGTACGATTTTAATCTTTGCCGGATTTGTCGGACTGATTTTGTGGACGGGCTATTCCTCTCAATTGCAGGTCAGGAACACTGCCCGTGAATTGTTTGTGGGTGAATCCGCCAAGCGGGCTATGGCTGTAAGTTTTTATTATTCCAAACGGGTTTCTGAATTGAACCGTGTGGCAGCCAGTATGCCTGTTCGTTCCCTGTTCGATGTTTTGAGAGAGGGGGAAACCGCTCAAGAGGCTCCGGTAATAGCTAGAGAGATTTGTTCTCTGCTTAACCAAAGTCTGGCTAAGCGAAGTCTGGGGGATGAACTTGTTTTTTCACGGATTGCCGTACTTGATAAAGATGGTGATCTGATTTTGGACTCTGACAGCGAATGCCTGCTGCATGCAGATGATTATGAGTTTTCCAAATTCAGGGTCCGCCATGGGACTCCGGCTTTTTTTCCCGGAGAGTATGGCGGGGAGCTTTCTATCGTCGTCAGTGTTCCCATTGATGCCTCTCTGGGGATAAGGGGGACTGTTGTCGGTTGGACTCGAGTGGAAAGCCTGCATCGAAGTCTGGATTTTATGACAATATCTCCGTCTGTGGGGACGGATTTTCTACGTGTTGGCGGAGTTGTTGTTGCTGTATCAGATGTTTCTGCTCGGCATAGCGGAGAACTGCTGCTCATGGATGTCCTCCACGATTGGGATGGGCTGACTGTGCTGGAGGCCGGTAAATCCGGCCGTGAAGTTGACTATCTGGCGATATCTTCACCTGTTCATGGCACATCACTCAGTGTAATCAGTCTAGTGGAAGAAGGTAAATTTTTCGGATTCTTGAGTATCAGGATGCAGTTTATGCTGTATCTTTTAATCTTTATCCTGATATCGGTCGGGTGTTTCTGGCTTATTCGTGGGGTGTTGAGAAATAAGATTTATGAAGCGCGCATGCAGGAGGCCTCCCGCAGAATAGAGGAGGTAAAGAGACAGAAAGATAAGGTTGAGCAGGAGATTAGGAACCGACACCTCGCGGATGCTCTGCGCAGAAGGGCTGAGATTAAGTTTCGTGACATTTTTGATAATGCTCCCATGGGGATTTTTCAGGCGACTTTGGACGGGAGTTACCTTACAGCAAACAAAGCTCTTGCGGAACTTTACGGCTATGAGAACAGTGATGAACTGATCTCGGAAGTTTCCAGTGTCGGCGATCAGGTTTATATGAATAGCGGTGACTGGCTTCGTTGTGTTCAGATGCTGCGTTTTGCCGGACAGGTGGCATCGTATGAAGTTGAATGTAAGCGCAAGGATGGTGGCACGGTCTGGACCTCCAGAGATATGAGGCTTGTCGAGTCTGAGCCGGGAATGTCCGCTTATGTGGAAGGGTTTGTAATTGATGTAACAGCCCGTAAAAAAGCAGAGAAAGAACAGCTTAAAAGTGAGTGGCGATTTAGGTCACTTTTTGAGAATTCCCCTGTTGCCCTGTGGGAACTCGACATGAGTTCAGTGAAAAAGATTTTTGATTCGTATGGCCCGGACATGTTACCGGTCATCCGCGAAGAGCTTTTGTCTGATCATGAGTCTGTGTCCAGATGTGTAGAGAAAATACGAATAATTGACGCCAATAACCGCACCATAGAATTTTTTGGGACTTCCTCCCTTGAACAGCTGATTAATGTCGGATTTTCTCCTTATGTGACCCAGCATTCATGGCGTATATACAGGACAGTTTTTCTGGATATGCTTAAGGGAGCCCAAAGGCATCGCAGTGAGTTCAGTTTTCTCAGAATGGACGGCAGGGAGCAGTCTTTCATCCTTAACCTGACCATTGTTCCGGGGTGCGAGGAATTGTGGGAGCGGGTTCTTGTAGCTGTTGAAGATATTTCTGAATTGAAAAGGATTGAGAAGGAATTGCGGAGCAGCAGGGAAGAGGCTCAGAAAGCCAATGAGGCCAAAGGCCGCTTTCTGGCCAATATGACCCATGAGTTCAGGACTCCCATGAATGCGGTCAAGGGTATGGTTCAGCTCCTTCAGCGCTCTGAATTGACTTCTGAGCAGCAGGAAAATTTAAGGTTGATTAAATCATCCGTAGACAGCCTGCTGGTCATTGTTAACGATATCCTTGATTATTCAAAGCTTGACTCTGTTCACATGGAATTGAATGAGGAAAATATCGACTTTCCGGCTTTCCTGCAGGAGATGCGCGATGTTGTTGATATCGGGGCTATGAATAAGCCTTTGCAGGTAATCCTTGAAGCTGAGAATGTGCCGAATTGCGTACGTGTTGATAGTCTCAGGCTGCGTCAGGTTCTGGTTAATCTGCTTGGAAACGGGGTCAAGTTTACGGACAAAGGAAGCGTGACCCTTCGGTGCCGACCGGATGGTTCTGCAGGTGAAGGTGATAAGCTTCGTCTGCTTTTTGAGGTTTCGGATACTGGAATCGGTTTACCTAAAGATGGTGCGGAATCTTTATTCGAATCATTCGTGCAGGCCGACCCGAGTATAACCAGAAAATATGGGGGAACCGGCCTCGGCTTGGCAATCTGCTACAAGCTGGTCAAGCATTTGGGCGGTGATCTCGCAGCCCGTAATAATGAGCAGGGCGGAGCCTTATTTTCTTTTGTCCTGCCGGTTGAAGTCTGCCAAAGCTTAAATCAGACGCAGGAAGATGCGGACGGTTTTGAAGATGATTCTGCTTCAGTTGATTATTCCGGCTTGAAAGTTATGGTGGCCGAGGATAGCAAGATGAACCGTATTCTATTGCGCAAGGTTTTTGAGAAGAACGGCCTTAAAAACTATGTGATGGTTGAAAATGGCAAGGATGCAGTTGATGCGTTCAAGGAATCAGACGATTTCGATATAATCTTTATGGATATTCAGATGCCTGTACTTGATGGCTTTGAAGCTGCGCGCGCAATACGTAAAACACACTCTCCGGTCAGGATCGTAGCTCTTACCGCCAATGTGGGGGAAGATTTCCTGCAGAAGTGTTTTGACAGTGGTATGGATTCGCGTATCACCAAGCCTTTCAATGTTGATGACTTGTTGGCCGAACTGGCCAAGGTAGTAAAATCTTAG
- a CDS encoding deoxyribonuclease IV, whose translation MYIGAHMPITGGVDKAVERIMSVGGTALQIFTRNQRQWKVKPLEEKVVENFKNLREEWGNYPVSVHDSYLINLASPKSDSADKSVKAFSEELRRTEKLGIEYLVTHPGSHLGSGKVEALERYVANLDQAIALSETEEVKVLIENTAGQGTNLGSRFGELATILEDSGYTSRMGVCFDTCHAFAAGYDLRSAESCAEVFERFDKLIGLDFIRFFHLNDSKQGLGSNKDRHEHIGQGNIGLEGFRYIINDERFAAVPKVIETPKEDDPDFKLDKMNIDLLRSLHE comes from the coding sequence ATGTACATAGGTGCCCATATGCCCATAACCGGCGGGGTGGATAAGGCTGTTGAGCGGATTATGTCTGTCGGCGGAACAGCTTTGCAGATTTTTACCCGCAACCAGCGTCAGTGGAAGGTAAAGCCGCTTGAAGAAAAGGTAGTGGAAAATTTTAAGAATTTACGTGAAGAGTGGGGCAATTATCCGGTCAGTGTTCATGACTCCTATCTCATAAATCTTGCTTCTCCAAAATCGGACAGTGCTGATAAATCAGTGAAAGCCTTTTCTGAAGAACTGCGCCGTACCGAAAAGCTGGGCATTGAATATCTGGTTACCCATCCCGGCTCCCACCTTGGTTCCGGTAAGGTTGAAGCACTTGAAAGGTATGTCGCAAATCTGGATCAGGCCATTGCTCTTTCGGAAACCGAGGAAGTAAAGGTGCTTATCGAGAATACTGCCGGTCAGGGGACCAATCTGGGCAGCAGGTTCGGGGAATTGGCTACTATTCTGGAAGATTCCGGTTATACATCGCGCATGGGAGTCTGTTTTGACACCTGCCATGCCTTTGCTGCCGGGTATGACCTTCGTAGTGCTGAGTCATGCGCAGAAGTGTTCGAACGCTTTGACAAGTTGATCGGACTAGATTTTATCCGTTTTTTTCATCTCAATGACAGTAAGCAGGGGCTTGGTTCCAATAAGGATCGTCACGAACATATCGGGCAGGGAAATATCGGACTCGAAGGATTCAGGTATATCATCAATGATGAACGGTTTGCAGCCGTGCCCAAGGTCATTGAAACTCCGAAAGAAGACGACCCGGATTTCAAGCTTGATAAAATGAATATTGATCTTTTGCGGTCCCTGCATGAGTAG
- a CDS encoding LysR family transcriptional regulator, whose translation MELRQLRYFIAVAEELHFGRAARRVHIAQPPFSQQIKGLEEELGARLLERNSRKVRLTNEGRYFYKQALDIVAQAEEAAATVSRMSKGEYGNIKVGFMEIAMDSLLPEAVRSFSHRYPGVSVRLSQFGASIQLERIHSGELDVGFSTVYLRAMEGLSSVKLFSRKHVLAVPEDHIFTSEKSVSLTEIARENLLMFPRSGQPDLYDAIMTAFTSRGLMPKVKQEISGLSGASALISSGMGVTFLPENSRVSRKGIAMVPISDDFPRMDIYMVWNSEDYSNTAGVFMEWVADYFSVSKSFAGKVSGQ comes from the coding sequence ATGGAATTAAGGCAGTTGAGATATTTTATTGCTGTGGCCGAGGAATTGCACTTCGGACGTGCGGCCCGCAGGGTGCATATCGCCCAGCCTCCTTTTTCGCAGCAGATCAAGGGACTGGAGGAAGAGCTTGGTGCGCGCTTGCTGGAGCGCAACAGCCGTAAAGTACGCCTCACCAATGAAGGACGCTATTTTTATAAGCAGGCTCTGGATATTGTGGCACAGGCGGAAGAGGCTGCAGCTACTGTAAGCAGGATGTCCAAGGGAGAATACGGTAATATCAAGGTTGGGTTCATGGAGATTGCCATGGATAGTCTTTTACCGGAGGCTGTGCGTTCTTTCAGCCACAGGTACCCCGGAGTATCGGTGCGGTTAAGCCAGTTCGGTGCTTCCATCCAGTTGGAGAGGATTCATTCCGGAGAGTTGGATGTGGGCTTTTCAACGGTATACCTGCGTGCCATGGAAGGGTTGTCTTCGGTTAAGCTGTTTTCCAGAAAACATGTGCTCGCGGTGCCGGAAGATCATATCTTTACCTCTGAAAAAAGCGTATCATTGACTGAGATCGCAAGGGAGAATCTGCTCATGTTTCCCCGGAGCGGACAGCCGGACCTTTATGACGCCATCATGACAGCATTTACCTCCCGGGGATTGATGCCGAAGGTCAAGCAGGAAATTTCGGGTCTTTCAGGTGCATCAGCCTTGATTTCATCTGGCATGGGGGTAACTTTTCTGCCTGAAAACAGCCGTGTGTCACGCAAGGGAATTGCCATGGTGCCTATAAGCGATGACTTTCCGCGTATGGATATCTATATGGTATGGAACAGTGAAGATTACTCCAACACGGCGGGAGTATTTATGGAATGGGTTGCGGATTATTTTTCGGTATCAAAATCATTTGCCGGGAAAGTTAGCGGTCAGTAG
- a CDS encoding amphi-Trp domain-containing protein, with the protein MSKEGRNKVSLKKKVGHEEAVTILEDILKSFKSGNMVIQNGEDSITLNPSDKISMEIKAKTKKLKNKLSMELSWKVDPIEAEDFSITDAGETVDPEVEKPKKVQEPEPDSGKAKVIKKAEK; encoded by the coding sequence ATGAGTAAAGAAGGCAGAAACAAGGTAAGCCTGAAAAAGAAAGTCGGGCACGAAGAAGCCGTAACCATTCTGGAAGACATCCTGAAAAGCTTCAAATCAGGAAATATGGTCATCCAAAACGGTGAAGATTCAATAACCCTGAATCCTTCTGACAAAATCAGTATGGAAATCAAGGCCAAAACCAAAAAGCTGAAAAACAAACTCAGTATGGAACTTTCATGGAAAGTTGATCCGATTGAAGCTGAAGATTTCAGCATTACCGATGCCGGAGAAACAGTTGATCCTGAAGTTGAAAAGCCCAAAAAAGTTCAGGAACCCGAACCAGACTCAGGCAAAGCAAAAGTTATCAAAAAAGCTGAAAAATAA
- a CDS encoding iron-sulfur cluster assembly scaffold protein: MSDNLDDLLSNIQQQCNDAAHDMFGKETSRWHNPTYARTMENPDSIGEMKGNCGDIIRIYLKIDNNTVSEASFFTTGCGPSIVSSDMVCELCIGKSIDEASEIDGEDILERLGGLPEDKTHCAHLASSAMQEALGNWLQKK, encoded by the coding sequence ATGAGTGATAATCTGGACGATCTGCTTTCTAATATTCAGCAGCAATGCAATGACGCTGCCCACGACATGTTTGGTAAGGAAACTTCCCGCTGGCATAATCCGACATACGCCAGGACAATGGAAAACCCGGACAGCATCGGTGAAATGAAGGGAAACTGCGGCGATATCATCAGAATCTACCTCAAGATAGACAACAACACCGTCAGTGAAGCTTCCTTCTTCACCACCGGGTGCGGACCCAGCATTGTCAGCAGTGACATGGTCTGTGAACTGTGCATAGGTAAAAGTATTGACGAAGCATCAGAAATTGACGGCGAAGACATTCTTGAAAGACTCGGCGGACTGCCCGAGGATAAAACTCATTGCGCCCATCTGGCCTCTTCTGCAATGCAGGAAGCACTGGGAAACTGGCTGCAAAAAAAATAG
- a CDS encoding nitroreductase family protein, whose amino-acid sequence MLPVIIDTELCKRDELCVHECPLMVLTVEEKGQVPVVHPKKTNYCINCGHCMAVCPTGAITLSAFENQDAIPFNKEDLPESSALETLIKTRRSVRKFKKKSISAEEVGELIHTAAYAPSGHNAQPVSWTVLDTPEKVHELGEVVVEWMEEMVKQKNPLAEKLFLAGLVNTWKKGKDVICRDAPAVAVAWAPKMGITPQADTVIATNTLEIAAHAKGYGTCWAGYVVLAAAYSRKVLDYLGVPEGHMAHGALFLGHPAVKYRNIPPRHKAVAEEQDGKFIFRARPNTH is encoded by the coding sequence ATGTTACCAGTTATTATTGACACTGAACTATGTAAAAGAGACGAACTTTGTGTACATGAATGCCCGCTCATGGTCCTGACCGTGGAAGAAAAAGGGCAAGTCCCCGTAGTCCACCCCAAGAAAACCAACTACTGTATTAATTGCGGCCACTGTATGGCTGTCTGCCCCACCGGGGCCATCACCCTGAGTGCATTTGAAAACCAAGATGCGATTCCTTTCAATAAAGAAGACCTGCCTGAATCCAGCGCACTTGAAACACTAATCAAAACCCGCCGCTCTGTGCGTAAATTCAAAAAGAAAAGTATCAGCGCAGAGGAGGTCGGCGAACTTATCCACACCGCAGCCTATGCTCCTTCCGGTCACAATGCCCAGCCTGTTTCATGGACAGTCCTCGATACACCTGAGAAAGTCCATGAACTGGGAGAAGTCGTTGTTGAATGGATGGAAGAAATGGTGAAGCAGAAGAACCCGCTGGCGGAAAAACTGTTCCTTGCCGGATTGGTTAATACTTGGAAGAAAGGCAAAGACGTTATCTGCCGCGATGCTCCTGCTGTTGCGGTTGCATGGGCGCCGAAGATGGGCATCACCCCGCAGGCCGACACCGTAATCGCCACCAATACCCTTGAGATTGCGGCTCATGCCAAAGGATACGGAACGTGCTGGGCCGGATACGTGGTGCTGGCAGCAGCATACAGCCGGAAGGTGCTGGACTACCTCGGAGTCCCTGAAGGACACATGGCCCACGGGGCTTTGTTCCTAGGTCATCCCGCAGTTAAGTACCGCAATATTCCGCCACGGCACAAAGCCGTAGCCGAAGAACAGGACGGGAAATTCATTTTCCGCGCCCGCCCTAATACGCATTAA